One segment of Pleomorphomonas sp. PLEO DNA contains the following:
- a CDS encoding glycoside hydrolase family 1 protein: MTALSFPNDFLWGGAIAANQAEGGWNEGGKGLSLSDLTRGGLLHGKIDAAVDPAAYYPSHQAIDFYHRYPQDIALFAEMGFKCLRTSIAWSRIFPRGDEVEPNEAGLAFYEGLFDEMLKHGIQPVVTLSHYETPVHLIRTYGGWTNRKLIEFFERYVRVIFKRFGGKVGHFMGFNEINMASVIPLAAAAVEIPEGISETAKQTMIFQATHHMFVASALAAKACHELAPTAKFGCMLQMGGIYPATCKPEDVFATMQVRRRTLLYSDVLVRGAYPNYAWRLFDEAGIKLEIADGDLEIIKAHTADFFGFSYYSTTTFTADLPVMGHTGGIDGIDNPYLTKSDWGWAIDPKGLRYVCNELWDRYQKPLFIVENGLGAVDVVKEDGTIEDDYRIAYLDSHLREIAEAIADGCQMIGYTWWGPIDIVSAGTGEMKKRYGFIHVDRDNDGNGTLVRRRKKSFHHYKDVIASHGASILGS, from the coding sequence ATGACGGCTCTGAGCTTTCCGAACGATTTTCTCTGGGGCGGCGCCATCGCTGCAAATCAAGCCGAGGGCGGCTGGAACGAAGGCGGTAAGGGCCTGTCGCTGTCCGACCTGACGCGTGGCGGCCTCCTGCACGGCAAGATCGACGCCGCCGTCGATCCCGCTGCCTATTACCCGTCACATCAAGCGATCGACTTCTACCATCGCTATCCCCAGGACATCGCCTTGTTCGCCGAGATGGGCTTCAAGTGCCTGAGGACGTCGATCGCCTGGAGCCGCATCTTCCCCAGGGGTGACGAAGTTGAGCCGAACGAGGCGGGCCTTGCGTTCTACGAAGGCCTGTTCGACGAAATGCTCAAGCATGGCATCCAGCCGGTCGTCACCCTGTCGCACTACGAGACGCCGGTTCACCTGATCCGGACCTATGGCGGCTGGACCAACCGCAAGCTGATCGAGTTCTTCGAGCGCTATGTCCGCGTCATCTTCAAGCGCTTCGGTGGCAAGGTCGGCCACTTCATGGGCTTCAACGAGATCAACATGGCCTCGGTCATCCCGCTGGCCGCCGCTGCCGTCGAGATCCCCGAAGGCATTTCGGAAACGGCCAAGCAGACAATGATCTTCCAGGCAACGCACCACATGTTCGTTGCCTCGGCGCTCGCCGCCAAGGCCTGCCACGAACTGGCGCCGACGGCCAAGTTCGGCTGCATGCTGCAGATGGGCGGCATCTATCCCGCCACCTGCAAGCCCGAAGACGTGTTCGCAACCATGCAGGTGCGCCGCCGCACCCTGCTCTACTCCGACGTTTTGGTGCGTGGTGCCTATCCCAATTACGCCTGGCGCCTGTTCGATGAGGCCGGCATCAAGCTGGAAATCGCCGACGGCGACCTCGAGATCATCAAGGCCCATACCGCCGACTTCTTCGGCTTCAGCTACTACTCCACCACGACCTTCACCGCCGATCTGCCGGTGATGGGACATACGGGCGGTATCGACGGCATCGACAACCCCTATCTCACCAAATCCGACTGGGGCTGGGCGATCGACCCCAAGGGTCTGCGCTATGTCTGCAACGAGCTGTGGGACCGCTACCAGAAGCCGCTGTTCATCGTCGAAAACGGCCTTGGCGCCGTCGACGTCGTCAAGGAAGACGGCACAATCGAGGACGACTATCGCATCGCCTACCTCGACAGCCACCTGCGCGAGATCGCCGAGGCCATCGCCGACGGCTGTCAGATGATCGGCTACACCTGGTGGGGGCCCATCGACATCGTCAGCGCCGGCACCGGCGAGATGAAGAAGCGTTACGGCTTCATCCACGTCGATCGTGACAACGACGGCAACGGAACGCTGGTACGCCGCCGCAAGAAGAGTTTCCACCACTACAAGGACGTGATCGCCAGCCATGGCGCCTCGATCCTCGGTAGCTGA